In the genome of Populus trichocarpa isolate Nisqually-1 chromosome 10, P.trichocarpa_v4.1, whole genome shotgun sequence, the window CCAGGTTGCTACAAATAATTGAACAGgttcaattatacaaataattGAACAGGTTCAATAATGATTAGCTTGCCCTGTAACTATGTAACAAGTATAGAGTGACAAAGCCTACGTCAGATTTTCCGGCAACTGAATCTGTTACTGCAGTCACAAGATTGCAGTGACGACTAGTGCTGGGAAGTAGGATGCAGCACTGCAAGATTGCAAGCACACCACCATCCAATTTGCCGAATGAGTCACGCGTCCAACAGTGGCATTCAATCTGCAAGTTACTAATCccagaaaaatgaaaatgtgtAGAGGCTTATTGTTATTTGTCTGATACCACTGGAATCCGTTTCGGACAAGCAGAGGAAGATCCATTTTCTGGATCTTGATAACCCAGGTTGCTACAAATAATTGAACAGGTTCAATTTTGATTAGCTTGCTTGCCCTGTAACTATGTAATAAGTATAGAGTGACAAAGCCTTCGTCAAATTTTCCGGCAACAAAATCTGTTACTGCAGTCACAAGATTGCAGTGACGACTAGTGCTGGGAAGTAGGATGCAGCACTTGCAAGATTGCAAGCACACCACCATCCAATTTGCCGCACGAGTCATGCGTCCAACATTGGCATTGAATCTGCAAGTTACTAATCCCAGAAAAATGATACTAGAAAAATAGCCTAATCCCAGATGATTTTTAATCAATGAAATTCCAAGAAACCACGATGACAGGACTTTAAACGCAAAATTATCTTATGCTAACACCATCAGTGACAAATCAACATGAAGAACGCCAATTTTCTTAAATTCCAAACAAAGGACAAGTTAAATTGTAAAAGTTCATCTTgtaaaatattgtttgaaaatgtagtagtaattactttttaaaatgtttttcgcttgaaaatgtattaaaataaaaatattttatttttaaaaacttatttttaacattatcatatCAAATCAATCCATATTTGGAATGCAGTTACAAACCTAAATCATGAAATTACAGTAAGAGATCAGGAggaacattttaaatttaaatggtCAATTCTTGAGGGATTATGAAATTTAGTCATGGTAGTCAAATGTGGAAAAGTGTAACACCTTGCCACCACGCTACAGCTTGACCTTCTTATCTCTTGACTAATTAGCACCGCTTCCAATGCTTGCTAAACACACAGTGAACATGATATTATCATGGAGAATCATCAACCACGAATATGTAACTAAATATAAAGAATTACAGTGGTGTATATCTCGGACCAACATTTAAATCAGATGACAACAAAATCTTGGAATTTAAAAAGATACACGAGGTAAAAATGAGGCGCTACATGTCTTTCCCAAAAAGttgcaaaatacaaaaaccTTTTTGAAGTATCAAGTAAGGATATCCCAGTcacaataaagaagaaaaaagaaaaaaaagaattcaacatCATAAACACAAGCCACAATTATCAACTGAAATATGTATTCAAGCAAAATGCCATCATTCCCCACAAATTTAGCAATGGGGAAAGGTAACCTATATGAAGAAGGCAAAATACAAAGTGAAATTTTCAGAACCTCTCTAGTCTGCCATTTTGGTCAAACGGTGAACAGTACTCCTTGCAACCCTGTTGGCAGGATCAATCTTCAGAACAACCCGCAGATCTTCTGCTCCGAGCCTGTACTTTTCCATACTCTCATACAGGAGTGCACGCTGTACAAGAACAGATACATTCGCATCATCATGTTCAAGCACCTGCACAGCAGAGAGAAAACTATGAAGTACCTAACCTTGTAATTTTAGTAgatcaagaaaaatcaatgtGAATATCATAGGAAGCCAGGAAAAGCACCCTCAAGcacagaagagaaaaaaagaaatgcattgtCTACATTTTGTGGAATGCAAGATCTACTTGCATCACTGGGCAAGTTGCTGGTCTTCAAATATGCAATGGCTAAAAGTTGCTTGTAGGACAGATTTATTTATATACTTCAAATAATTTACATGGTACTTGGTTATAGTTATCCAGAGCACTAAGCAAATGCTGTCGAGTCCAAAACAAGAAGGGCTCCAAGTCAGGAACTCATCAGAGGTGCCACCCCAGGGACTAAAAGCTCAGTGTATCAAGGCTCCACTTTTCTAACATTGATTCTCTCTTGGGGATCTAACCATACAACACAGTCATGTAGCTGCTTCTTTAGTTCCCAAGTTAGTCTCATAGCCATGTCATCCTATGCTCAGAAGCCCACGCCATATGAAGTGCTATcctaaaactcaattttttcaaTCATAATGCAGATAGTTTACAATAAAGAAACACACAGCTCTCATAAAACGATCACCAGAAGGAATGTACAAAAAGGCCACAACTTAAATCAATGagcaaaataaagaaatgattaTACCTTTGAACAATCAGCCACTGCCTTCTTATACTCTCCAACTTCTTTATAACATGAAGCTCTGGTTGATAAAACCTCCATGGTGGAAGCCTTATCACCTGTTTTCTCAAGAAGTACCACAGCCCAAGACAGCCACTTGATGGCATCTGCATATTGCCCCTGTTTTTGATTTTCAATGCCCTTGTTCTTTGCTGCAGAAGCTGTTACCCCAGCAGGAGGAGCTGGAAGCCCTTCAAGCTCAGTGGTGACACCATGAGAATCATTCACGCCTCCCCCTCCAAGCCCAGAATCCAATCCCCAATCATCAACTTCCGACAATGGCTGCCCTCCCGATCCTCCAGATACTGTTGTAGCATTTCCCGAGGAAGGTGTGAAGAACATGTCAAGCGGATCACCAACTGAAGGTTGAACCGGAGCCTGCTGCTTCTGAGTAGGAAAGCTATTGTTGAACATTCCAAAGTCATCAATATTGGACTTGGAACTCGTATTTGATCCCATGAAACCATTATTGCTAGCACCAACACCAACTGATGGAACCGATTTTGCACTTGAAGCATTTTGAAACGCACCAAATGCATCACCAGTAGCATTGCCAGACGGCTTATTATCTTTACTAGCCGAATTAATATTACCTTGTTTCTGATTCATTCCAAAATCAACCAAAGAACTAAAAGGGTCCTTACTTCCACTCATTCCACCACCACTCATACTCTTCATCGACGCCCCCCCAAGATTCGAACTTTTATTAACACCAACACTAACATTAGCATTACCACTATTTCTATTATATCCACTGGAATAACCACCCAAATTATCATTACCAACCCAACCTCCACCACTCTTGGCGGTGGATCCACTCGTTTTCGGCAAAGAATCAGCCAAATTCCCCATCGAATATGCGCTTTTATTAACATTTTTCAAAGGAACATTACTATTACTGCTACCCTTGGTATTTCCAATAGCAGAAGTAACAAGATCACAAAACAAATTAGGGTTCTTTTCAACAATCCCAATACCAGAACCCGAACCGATACCCGAATTCCAACTCTTCCCAGTTATATCACCCACCATAGAAGCGGGTCCATTCAAACCACCGGGTCGGACCATTGACTGGGCTGGTGCCGGTTGGTGCGTCCATGATGGCTTATTGGGTTGCCACGTAGGCTTAGATTGTTGTGTAGAAGATGAATAAGGAGATGGGTTTGGGTTCCTTTGATCGTTTAAAGATTTGGGTCGGTTTGATCCGATTCCGAAATCGAAATTGAAGTTGCTCATATTCGATCAAattacgaaaaaaaaaaaagattcaaaatgagATCTTGGAAGTACCTTGTTATATCTTTTAAGTTGTGGCTGTATTGTGTATATTTCAGAGATCGGAAAAGGAGAGGGATGGCGAAGGTTGTGCTCACGGCCGCCTTGTCTTGCTGTAAATTGGAGGAAATGAGATGAGGTGTCTGGTCTGATCTGATCTGATCTGATCTGAAAGGTTGGGTTAATGTGAGAGGAAGGAGGTGAGGGAGGCTTTAGAATTTAGATAATGACTGGTTATTTCCTGCTGCGGATCGAacgaataattattttaacttaaaaaaaataatatttaaattgcaAAGAATGTTTTTTAGTATTGCCATTAgttaacaatataaaattttatggggtttaagatattttttttagttaacaatatattaaaataaattacatatatCTATCTcagttaatcttttaaattactgtgtttaataaatttttttaatttttttatataatattcctaaacaattttaaaaactaaaaaaaaaaaaaggcagaaaaGAGAGGCAAATATGGACCGCAGGATTTGAACGTGTGGGGGAAGAAGAAATTCATGTCCATCATTTTAACCAGTTGGACACGACGTcttttatttaaacaatatttttcttttcaaaaacaaaagaagcagacattattattattattattattattattatacctAAAGCTAAAAGGTGGGGGAAAATATGTTTTCCCCATATCCATTATCTCTATGAATTATAGTAGTAATTTATAGttctgttgttttatttttttttttacattttgacttttttttttgttattaattttgttatttagttttataattattataactaaatttaaaaggtgtgagaaaaatattatttctccaCACTCATTAACACTGTGAATTACAATAGtaattcatattatttgttgttgttttttttgtattttgacctttttttcctttggttattgattttttttttctgatctaGTTTTTCTATGATATGTTTATGGggtttaaagttaataatttattttaatttttcttttatatggttattatagtatcaaaaaaatatctcagcatcgcaatatgaaatattttccaaaagtttagttaaataaaaaaatgatttaaaaaaagctaGGTTAATAAACTTTGTGGAGTCAAGACCCGGTTTGCGAGTTTGGTGAGGTAACCCTGGTTGTCCCGGTTTGCGAATTTAGCGAGGTAACCCTTATTGCTCCTGTTTGAGAGTTTAGTggggtgcttttttttttttttttttctaattgaacttGATGAtgtaattatctattttttctttttatcatatagttaaaaaaatagttttgaaaaaaaaacatgttattaaattttagaaagtacATGGGCCTATTGATGGGTATGGTGAGTTTaacttcttattttatttataaattcattttttttattttatcatttgatattgaattgattaagaatcgagtttcataatttgtttcgttttattttttatgaggttatcatagtcttgaAAAAAAGTCTTAGTATTGATTTGACGCTCAATTTTgtaattgtctatttttttcatactcttaatattttcttttaagtttagaaaaagaatattttctttttctttttttgggtattAAAATTAGGGcatttaaacatattttattgtatatagCATGTACGACATCGAAGAGATTTAAAATGATTCCAAATGAATCATTAACTAATATGTTTACTAGAATGAAAACTATCACTAATAATTTGGATGCTCTTGGTAGGACTTATACTAATGTCGATATCATGAGCAAAATTCTTAGGTCCCTGCCAAAGACTTGGGAAACAAAGGTGATGACAATATGATAAGCTAATGATCTCACTAAATTTACATTGGAAGAACTCATCAGATCACTTATGACTCATGAAATCACCATGGAAAAGCAAGAACTATAAGAGAagccaaagaaaaatttagcatTCAAAACTGAATCTAGGTTCCAAGTATAGCTTATTGAAAAAGAACCATGTATATTTACTTGTTAAGAAAGatacttaaaaaaaagcatgtatTGTAGTTGATGATTACGATAAGATGAGCCAacttaaagagaaaaacaaggcTTTAAAGGAAAAGGTTGATAAGTTGAACACTACACTAGCTAAATTCACTTAAGGTTCTAAGATCTTAGAAACCATACTTACGagtcaaaaatatgttttcaacaAAAGAGGTTTAGGCTATCAAcctaagaagaataaaaaatatttaaaaaattactctgTTAAAACCAAACAATCATATGACCTAAACCAAACATGTAATTATTGTAAAAGCATCGGTCACTTAATTTATACTTGTCCTATGAAGAAGGAAAAGGTTAGTAATATGTGTAAAACCCGACAAAAACTTTAGTCCTCAGCCGCCCATGCTAAGGAAAACAATTGTGTTAGACCGACTTGTTCTAaggaaaaaatagaagaaggaCTAACCTCTCCTAGATAAGGATTGTAAAAGATATAACCAGCCTTAAGATAACTCAATAAGGGAATAGGAACCTAAAACAACCAACACCCAAATACCTCATCTCATTTAAAAGGAGATATAAATgcaagagaaaagagaaggtgACCCTTTCTCTTCCCAAAAACCAGCCAATTGCATGCAACtgaccttctctctcttttctaaaGAGAAAACCCTCAAACCCAGCTGTATACACCCCTCTTGAATATTAGAAAGGAATGGAGAGTTAAAGAAAAGTGTAAATGACTAAAACCTTAACAGGAAGAGGAGTGTAGGAGGCCGGTTGCTATAGCTAGtgaaggaaggaagaaaaccaaaactagagaagaggaagaagaaaaaaaccaagatttgaggggaagaaaaaaattattgaatcccTTTCTAAAGCTACTAAAAATCCTAAGGTATGAACCATACCTCTTTCCCCACTTGTTCTTGAGACTTTGGGAccaaaaagaataagaaaaccGAAAGTAGATGACCTAGGATCCTTACATCAGCTGCTAAGGAAAACTGGACTAAAGAATGCATAAAAAATAGGGATGAATGAGGGGGCTAATTCCAGAACATTTAACAAAGAAATTGGATAATTTTAAACACACAAACTGAAGAGGAGGGCCGACCGTTGTAAAGGCTGGACTGAATGCAAATGTAATGTGATGTAATGCATGGATTGTGACCTTGTTAGAACCTTAGACCATGctagaataaaaatagaaagtgtATTGGTGCTAATGACGTGAATTCTACTTGTGTTTGATAAAATTGTGTGATAATATGTTAGAATGATGTTATGTGCATGATTGTGTTGTCTTTGAaccttaaaaaacatattatgttGATGCCCAAATTCTATTGTGTAATCGACGAAATTGCACGGTTATGAACCAAGTGAATGAAGGTGTATTTGTAGCATGTTGTTGTGATTATGTTTGTGTTAAAAATGTCAAATTTCATGTGTAAATTAGAGGGGCCAATGGACAACAATGTCCGACCAAGAGGAAGAGGGGGAAATAATAAAGGGACCTTGCATGATCCTTAGAGGGATAATGCATATGATGGAAATGATATCCTTATGTGATGTGCATTGATTAGTAGTGGATGAATTTAgcatgatgaaactgaaaacatCGAAGGTATGGTTATGTGTGCTAATGATTTCTATGTTAACCGTAAACCATATGCACTGATGATTTTAGCGTTAGCTGTGAAACTGTGTTACGTTGACAATTTctaagtcggcagcgactcagtttttaTCAACATTTTATATGTCAGCCGTAAACCATATGCACTAATGATTTCAGTGTCAATTGTAAAACTATGTTGTGTTGACGATTTCTAAGTCGGtaatgactcagttttcgtcaatgatttctgtgtCAGTTGTAAACCATATACGCTGACGATTTCAGCGTCAGTTGTGAAACTGTGttgcattgatgatttctgagttagCAACGACTTAGTTTTTGTCAACGATTTCTGCGTTAGCTGTAAACTATATGCGCTGATGACTTCAACAATAACTATGAAACTGTGTTGCATTAACGATTTCTAAGTtggcagcgacttagttttcgtcaacTATTTCTATGTCAGCTGTAAACTATATGCGCTAACGATTTCAATATTAACTATAAAACTGTGTTGCGTTGACGATTTctaagtcggcagcgactcggTTTTCATTAACGATTTACGCGTCAGCTGTAAACTTTATGCGCtgatgatttcagcgtcagtTGTGAAATTGTATTGCATTGACAATTTcaatgactcagttttcatcaacgatttCTGTGTTAACCGTAAACCATGTGTGCTGATGATTTCAGCGTTAGCTGCGAAAATGTGTTGTGTTGACGATTTCTAAGTCGGTAgcaactcagttttcatcaatgatttctaagtcaacagtAGCCTATGTGCGCTGGCGATTTCTGTCGAATCTTGTGTCAAtagcgaatcag includes:
- the LOC7477224 gene encoding uncharacterized protein LOC7477224, coding for MSNFNFDFGIGSNRPKSLNDQRNPNPSPYSSSTQQSKPTWQPNKPSWTHQPAPAQSMVRPGGLNGPASMVGDITGKSWNSGIGSGSGIGIVEKNPNLFCDLVTSAIGNTKGSSNSNVPLKNVNKSAYSMGNLADSLPKTSGSTAKSGGGWVGNDNLGGYSSGYNRNSGNANVSVGVNKSSNLGGASMKSMSGGGMSGSKDPFSSLVDFGMNQKQGNINSASKDNKPSGNATGDAFGAFQNASSAKSVPSVGVGASNNGFMGSNTSSKSNIDDFGMFNNSFPTQKQQAPVQPSVGDPLDMFFTPSSGNATTVSGGSGGQPLSEVDDWGLDSGLGGGGVNDSHGVTTELEGLPAPPAGVTASAAKNKGIENQKQGQYADAIKWLSWAVVLLEKTGDKASTMEVLSTRASCYKEVGEYKKAVADCSKVLEHDDANVSVLVQRALLYESMEKYRLGAEDLRVVLKIDPANRVARSTVHRLTKMAD